ATTTAATGTAACAACCAGAAAACCCAGCTTTACACCGGGCGCTACCTTTGAAACGAGTTTTGGTAACTACGGATTTATTCAGACTAAGGCTTCAGTTACTGGACCCTTAGCAAAAAATGTGGCTGCGCGCTTTTCGTTTTCGGGTACACAACGTGATGGGTTGCTTTATAATGTAGCCACACAGAAACCAGTTAATGATCTTAACAACTTGGGGCTCCGAGGTCAATTGTTATTTACACCTTCTGATAAGGTGGAAATTATATTGGCAGGAGACTTCACGCGGCAGCGCCCGGATGGCTATGCACAGGTCTTTGCCGGAGTCGCTCCCACGCTACGACCTGAATACCGGCAGTTTGAACAGATAATCGCTGATCTGGGTTATGAGCTGCCCAGCAGAAACCCTTTTGATCGACTAATTGACCATGATACCCCATGGCGCTCTGGTCAGGATTTGGGAGGCGCCTCCGTCAATGTAGATGTGCAGCTGGGCAGCGGTACGCTTACATCGACCACTGCATGGCGCTTTTGGAACTGGGACCCCTCAAATGATCGCGATTTTACCGGACTGCAAGGGCTTGCCTTGTCGCAAGCACCCTCTAGGCATGATCAATGGTCGCAGGAAGTGCGCTGGGCAGGAACCTTCTCTTCTAAGTTGAGCGGAGTGTTTGGGGTTTTCGCTTTTGGTCAACGGCTTCGGCCCGATCCGGCACATACAGAAGAGGCCGGAAGAGATCAATGGCGCTTTTCGCAGGATTCGGAAAGTCCGCTATGGCAAACACCAGGGCTGTTTGAAGGATTTGGCATACGCTCCTATCCTAACCTCAACACGTTTAGCGGAGCGATTTTTGGTCAACTCGATTGGTCTATTACTGATAGATTGAGCCTGCTGCCCGGTATACGCTTGAATTACGACGATAAAAAGGTGAGTTTCCGTAGGGAACCTTATGGTGGCCTCGAAACGGATGATCCAGAACTGATTGCCTTGAAAAATTCACTTTATAGTGCGCAGGAATTTGAAGCTGAAATTGACGACACTAACCTTTCTGGACAGTTAACCTTGGCCTTTAAAGCCACTGACAAAATCAATACTTTCGCTACCTATTCCACCGGCTTTAAACCGGTGGGCCTCAACTTGGGCGGATTGCCTAACGCTAACGGCGCCCCTATGGTGGAGCTTGCGGTAATCAGGCCGGAAAGGGTGCGGCATGTTGAAATCGGTATAAAAACATCGCCCACACCAAATTCAGCCTTGAACCTAACAGTTTATAATACGGATGTTAAGGATTTTCAGGCACAGGTGCAGGCCGCGGATTTATCGGTTAACAGGGGCTACTTGGCCAATGCAGAGAAAGTACGCGTACGCGGTGTGGAATTTGATGCGAATGTGCGATTTAATGATTATTTATCTGTATATGGAGCGCTAGCCTATACGGATGGTAAATTTGTCTCTTTCACCAATGCGCCTCCTCCTCTTGAGGAAACCGGTGGCCCGACATTTAAAGATATATCGGGCGGTCAATTGCCAGGAATATCGAAGTGGGCTGGCTCTTTGGGTGGAGAGGTAGCGCATCCGGGTAAGTTTTTTGGTAAAGACGGGCAGTTTTTTCTGGCCTTCGATACCTATTATCGCTCATCATTTTCATCCAATCCCTCGCCTTCAAGTTACCTGGTTATTGATGGTTACGCGTTGTTAAATGCCCGATTTGGCTTCCGGGTATTAGATCGGATGTCTATTTTCCTATGGGGGCGAAACTTGCTCGATAAAGATTATTTTGAGCAGCTATTACCTGGAGCAGGAAACACTGGACATTATGCAGCGGTATTGGGTGATCAGCGTACCTATGGCGCTACATTACGCTATTCTTTTTAGGATTAAGGTCACGTGCTATTCAGGAATCGGCGGCAGTAGTTTTCTTTTGTTCGGCTGCTGCCCGTAATGCCGCTTGGGCTATTCTTATTTCGTGAAACTCAACACGATGATTGAACAACTGCTTGATCTCGGTAATGGTTTTACCGGGATTATCCTGTAGTTTTTGCATGATTTGTTCCAGCTTGCTTGTTTGCAGTAACTCAGATGCATCTAATTCAGTTCCTATAAAGGATGTTAGGTGGCTAAGTATCGTGCCCGGTGTCAGGCTACGTTCCTGTGCAATGGTATCTATGCGCTTCCCTTTTTTAAACAATTCCAAACTCATGCGCTTGGTTTCGCCTTTGCTGCTCTTTTTCTTCGGTAAAGATGCTTGAATTGTTTGTGTGGCTACTTGGCGCTGCTGGGCTATTTCACTGATCACATCTTGTATATTACGTCCTTCTAAGATCGCTTGCGTAATCATGGTACATTGCTTAATTTGTTCTTTCTTACGTTGATAGCTTATGGATAAGTCCTGTAACTCCTTAAGGTACTTCTTGTTTTTCTTTTTTTGAGACCAAGAGGTAATATGTTGTTCCAAAGGAATGATGAGCTCTTGGTCAAGCTGTTCCAGAAACCATGCAGCAGCCTTTTGTGTCCGGTCGTGAATTGCTTCCATAGGCAAGGGCTGCGCTGATGAGGATTGCTTGTTTAACCAGTTGTTGAATTTCTCGGCTACTTCAAACTGATTATTGCAAGCAGTGGCTATGGCATTGATTTTTTTATAAGCAAGTGTTTTGTCGGGAATATTTTTAGCCATGAGCTCTCCCTTTAAGCTATTGGTCTCCAGCGTTAGTTTATTCCATAAAAAGGCGTTACTTAAATTATGCAATAAATAGACTTCTTGCTCCTGAAGCAGCACATCATCAAGCGAGTCTTCGTCTAAAGCGGCATTGGAAAAAGCAACCACATGTGGGTCGGTCAAAATATTGGCTAACGAGATGGTAGAGCGTAACACCAAACCTTGCAGACTGGTTAGCCTGCTTAACGCTACATAAACCTGTCCTGCTGCAAAACTTGCCCCTGCGTCAATAACCGCTTTATCAAACGTTAAACCCTGGCTTTTGTGTATGGTAACTGCCCAAGCTAAACGAATAGGATATTGTTTGAACGTGCCTAAAGTTTCCTCATCGATCTTATCGGCCTGTCGGTCGTAATTATAGCGTAAATTTCGCCATTCTTCCTGCTCCAGCGTGAAGGTGTCTGTCTCTCCGGGAAAACGGACTTTTATACCCGATCCGTCTTTACTGATCTGTTCAATGATCCCGATTTTGCCATTATAATAACGACGTTCATCTCCTTTATCGTTCTTGATAAACATGATCTGTGCCCCTTCTTTTAAAAACAAACTACCCTCCGTAGGATACGAACTTTCAGAAAAATCGCCTTTGACCGTTGCCTCAAAACAAAATGCCTTTCCTTCCAGTGCCTCCAGCTCTTGTCGGTTAATATCGTCGGCTATGCGGTTATGGGAGGTCAGCGTAATATAGGCATCTTCTTTACGGGGAACGAAATCCGAACGGTAATATTGGTTCAGCTGTTCCAATGTTGCCTGACCGCATTGATTATGACGAATGTCATTTAAAAGTGAAATGAAGTTTTCATCTTTTTGCCGATAGATTTTCTTAAGTTCTAACAATACCGGAGGAGCCTCCTGCAGCACATGTGCGTCGAAGAAAAAAGGACTTTTATAGTATTGATATAAAATATATTCGTTGCTTTTTACTACGGGGGGAAGCTGGTATAAATCACCGATAAAGAGCATCTGAACTCCGCCAAAAGGTGCAGCATTTCGCCTGGCCCATCGTAAAATAGCATCGATTGCGTCGAGCGTATCCGCTCTTAACATCGAAACCTCATCAATAACCAAGATATCCAGCTCCTGCAAAAGCGCCCTTCGTTGCTTCGTGAGTTTTACCTTTCCAAATAGACGCTGCTTGTTATAGATATGGTGATCGCTTTCATTCCACGCTAAAGGATAATCGGCCAAATACATACCGAAAGGTAAAAAAAACAACGAATGTATAGTACTTCCCCCGGCATTGATGGCGGCGACTCCCGTAGGAGCAACAACGGCCATTTTTTTATAGGTGTGCGCACGGATATACTTCAAAAAAGTAGTTTTACCGGTTCCGGCTTTTCCTGTTAGAAAAAGAGGTCTGTTGGTATGATTCACGAAAGATACGGCTTGGGCAAAAGCCTTATTCTGATGATCGAGATTCGACATGATGATTTTCTATAGTTAACTGAGCACTTAAACCAATTGCGCTAAAAACTTAATGTAAGAAATCTTTTTTGCTTACGAAAACCAAGGTGAAATTGTTTTCTGTATGCGATTACTTATAGAGCTGTTATTTTATAGTGTTCTTAAGTGCTCCGCAATCTACAAAAAAGGCATATAGTGGCAAAGCCAGCAGAAGTAATTGAAATAGTCACTTAAAAAATTGGTCTATCCACGGCACCTTGCTTTCTCGCGAGCTCATGATTGCTGAGCAATTATCGGTTTCTCGTCTGCCATTGAGAATCGCTTTTATAAATGAAATTTTGGAAAAAATAAATAAAAGGTGGTCCCTATATCGGGTGTGGAGCTTACGTCTAGGGTAATGCCATGTAGATCCAATACCTGTTTCCCAAGATATAAACCAATACCGTGCCCCGGTATTGCCGCGCTCTTAGCTCCCCGGTAAAACAAGTTGAAGATATCTTGCTGATCCGCTGCCTCAATACCTATACCTTTATCCTTGATAGTAAGGCAAAGCCGTTCTTCATCCTCGTAAAGTTTTATTAAAACAGGCTGGTTGTTGGAAAATTTAAGCGCGTTATCAATGAGATTACCAATAGCAATCAGGAGCAGTTCTCGGTTCGCCAACACTTCTAAAAGTGCCGGTTTGTTGCGCATCTCTTCCAAATCTATACGCACGATAGCTTCCGGGTGATGGATGCCGATTTTTTCCAGGAGATCCCAGAGCAGTTCGTCAATTCGCAACTTCATTAATGAAATATTTTTGGAAGCTTCTAATCCCGATAACAATAACAAGCCCTCAAGAATGGCTTTGATATGTAACGCATCGTTATGAAGTGCGCGCATCTTTTCTACATATTCGGCGTTGCTCCTATGTTTGGATAGGGTGACTTCCAGATTGCCTATGATAGAAGCTAAGGGTGTTTTCAATTCATGAGAGGCGTGTTTGAGAAAATTCTGTTGACTCTTAACACCACTTTCTAACCGGTCTAAAAAGAGATTGAAAGATTCCCTGAGTTCGGTAAGTTCGTCTCTTTCCGTATCGCTCGTCTCCAGTCGCTCGTGTAAATTAGTGGCTGAGATGGTATTCACATTGCGGATAAGTCTGGCAAATGGTTTGAATGTTTGTTTAGCTAGCAGGTTGGTAAGTATAAAACTTAAACCTACTCCCAACGCATAAAATAACAGCAAATAAAGTCGTAGACGTTTAAGCTGTGAATAACCATCTGCATCAACTGCAGATGCCAATACCACATAGTTGCCTTCATTGTCCTGATAGAAAATCCCGGAGAATTGCCTCTCCCCGATATCGAAATAAGTAATCTGTTTACGCCTGATACGCTCTAGTATATCAGCATCGATACGGTAATCAAGCGTATCATCTTCAAAAACCATTCGATTGTTTTCATCAAAAAAACGAATAGATTCATCATGAATCTCTTGATAGCGCTGCTCGATTATTTGGTATTTCTGATCATTTAGCTCATCCTTTTCCAGATGAAAAAAAGCTGCAGTTAATGCACTACTTTGTAGTCTTTTATAAAAAGACTGCCGTACATGCTGCTCAAAAAAGAGGTAAGTGCCCAAGAAGGTGAACCCTAATACAGCGGCAACAATCAAGGTGCTATTCCACGCTAGTTTAAGGCGTATGGTCATACTTCTTTTTTGTGCTTCAATAAATAACCCCTTCCCTTCACCGTGTGGATGAGTGGGTAATCAAAGCCTTTATCAAGCTTGTTACGTAAATAATTGATGTAAACATCCACCACATTGGTGTGGGTGTTGAAATGAATATCCCAAACGGCCTCCGCTATCTGGGTTCTGGAAACGACATGCTCCCTGTTTTTCAAGAGATACAATAAGAGTTTATACTCCCTTGGAGAGAGTATTAAAGTTTTTCCGGCCCGTTTTGCACTCTGTTCGGCAACGTCTACTTCAAGATCAGCATACTTTTGTAGGTCAAGCACACCGTTTTCAAAGGATTTTCGTCGTAGTTGTGCATGTATTCGAGCCAGCAGTTCGTCAAAATGGAAAGGCTTTCCCAGATAGTCGTCTGCCCCGGCCTGCAAGCCCTTTACCTTTTCTTCTGTTGTGTCCAACGCACTCAAGATGAGAATAGCAGTAGTGATTTTACGCTGACGTAATACGGTGCATATCTCAAAGCCAGAAATATCCGGCAACATAATATCCAATATAAGGAGATCGAAGTCGGTATCCTGCGTGATAGCCAAGGTTTCATAACCAGTGGAGATACGAGTAACGGAGTACAATTGCTCTTCCAGACCTTTTTTAATAAATCCAGCTAAGCGGTCGTCATCTTCTACCAATAATATTTTTGTCATTCTCTAGCTGCTTGTAATAGGCAAAATAAGAATTTTAATAGCGCATTTCAAATTAGATTGTTCTAATATAGCCTGCTTCACGGTAATGCTTCCTTAACCAGGCAAGCTGCGCTCGAGCGCATAAAAGCAAAGAACTAGCGCTAAAGCCTAACACCTAATCAAAAAAACTCATTATCTTAGCAAAAAAATAAATAAATATGACAGCGATAGCTAAACAAGAAATATTTGCGGAAATCGAAAAAAACTTAAGTAGCCAGGGGTTTACCATTGACAAACAAGATCAAACACGTCCTTGGGGCGGTTTCTTTGTCATCGACGAAAGTCAGGCCCAAAAATTTGCAGATACTTACTTTGATGGGCTAAATGTTCAAGATTTGAAAATTTCGGGAAAATTAAGCCCTAAAATCTTAGTGGTAGCACCTCAGAAACGCTTATCTTGGCAATATCATCACAGACGTGCCGAAATTTGGCAGGTTATTAAAGGTGAAGTAGGTGTTGTAATCAGCGATACAGACGTAGAGAATGAAGTGAAAACCAAAAAGCCAGGAGACGTAATCAAACTGGAAAAAGGAGAGCGTCATCGTTTGGTAGGTCTTGATGGTTGGGGTATCTTAGCAGAGATCTGGCAGCATACAGATATAGAGAATCCTTCTGATGAGGAAGATATTGTTCGTGTGCAGGACGATTTTGGACGATAGCAGCTTGTAAGTAGTAGGGTCGTGGAGTAGAAAACAGCTCAACCCGTAACACATAACAAAGAGTCTATGACAAATTACAACGAAGATAGTATTCGATCACTCGATTGGAAAGAACATATCCGCTTACGTCCGGGGATGTACATCGGTAAATTAGGAGATGGATCTGCCTATGATGACGGTATATATGTACTGTTAAAGGAAGTGGTGGATAACTCTATCGATGAGTTTGTGATGGGTGCCGGACGAACGATCGACATAAATGTTAGCGAGCTCAAAGTTGCTGTTCGTGATTATGGTCGCGGAATACCTATAGGAAGTGTAGTTGATGTGGTGTCTAAAATAAACACCGGAGGTAAATACGATAGTAAAGCCTTTCAGAAATCGGTAGGTTTGAACGGGGTGGGTACGAAAGCAGTGAACGCGCTTTCTTCCGCCTTTACCGTACAGGCATACAGGGCAGGGCGTACCCGTATAGCAGAGTTTAGTAAAGGTGAGCTGCTGCACGATGAAGAAAAGGAAACCACACAGCGCAACGGTACTGCAGTAAGTTTTATCCCTGATGATACCATTTTCCGGAATTATAAATATCGGCCCGAGTTTGTGGAGAATATGATTTGGAATTATGTTTTCTTGAATGCAGGCTTAACCATCAATTTCAATGGGCAAAAATTCATCTCTGAAAATGGTTTGCGTGATCTGTTGGAGCGTAACATTGATGTGGAAGCGATGCGCTACCCTATCATTCACCTGAAGGGAGATGATATAGAGGTGGCGATGACTCATGGACAACAGTATGGAGAAGAGTATTACTCTTTCGTCAATGGTCAGCATACTACGCAAGGGGGTACTCACCAGGCGGCATTCCGTGAAGCAGTGGTGAAAACCATACGTGAATTTTATAAAAAGGAATTCGATGCAGCAGATATCCGCGCTTCTATTATTGCCGCAATTGCCATCAAGGTACAAGAACCCGTATTTGAATCGCAAACGAAAACCAAGCTGGGTTCGCAGAGTGTCGGTCCGGAAGGGCCAACCGTGCGTACCTTTATCAACGACTTTGTAAAGAAGTCTTTAGACGATTACCTGCATAGGCATCAAGATGCTGCAGATGCATTGTTAAAACGTATTTTACAATCCGAGCGGGAACGTAAAGACATCGCCGGTATTAAAAAACTGGCTAACGAACGTGCTAAGAAAGCGTCTC
This Olivibacter sp. SDN3 DNA region includes the following protein-coding sequences:
- a CDS encoding TonB-dependent receptor → MKKILLFFLPVLCIGNKAFAQNELEGIVRNGEGKPVMHATVSIKGSNVYTVADTAGHFNIETREPLPLTLLIKSVGYKSLEVPVETFEAPLDIVLGEDNVLNEVVITSRRRKELLQDVPIPISVVTGELANDAGAFNVNRLKEMVPSVQLYSSNPRNTGLSIRGLGTTFGLTNDGIDPGVGFYVDGVYYARTAATTLDFIDVEQIEVLRGPQGTLFGKNTVAGAFNVTTRKPSFTPGATFETSFGNYGFIQTKASVTGPLAKNVAARFSFSGTQRDGLLYNVATQKPVNDLNNLGLRGQLLFTPSDKVEIILAGDFTRQRPDGYAQVFAGVAPTLRPEYRQFEQIIADLGYELPSRNPFDRLIDHDTPWRSGQDLGGASVNVDVQLGSGTLTSTTAWRFWNWDPSNDRDFTGLQGLALSQAPSRHDQWSQEVRWAGTFSSKLSGVFGVFAFGQRLRPDPAHTEEAGRDQWRFSQDSESPLWQTPGLFEGFGIRSYPNLNTFSGAIFGQLDWSITDRLSLLPGIRLNYDDKKVSFRREPYGGLETDDPELIALKNSLYSAQEFEAEIDDTNLSGQLTLAFKATDKINTFATYSTGFKPVGLNLGGLPNANGAPMVELAVIRPERVRHVEIGIKTSPTPNSALNLTVYNTDVKDFQAQVQAADLSVNRGYLANAEKVRVRGVEFDANVRFNDYLSVYGALAYTDGKFVSFTNAPPPLEETGGPTFKDISGGQLPGISKWAGSLGGEVAHPGKFFGKDGQFFLAFDTYYRSSFSSNPSPSSYLVIDGYALLNARFGFRVLDRMSIFLWGRNLLDKDYFEQLLPGAGNTGHYAAVLGDQRTYGATLRYSF
- a CDS encoding helix-turn-helix domain-containing protein; amino-acid sequence: MSNLDHQNKAFAQAVSFVNHTNRPLFLTGKAGTGKTTFLKYIRAHTYKKMAVVAPTGVAAINAGGSTIHSLFFLPFGMYLADYPLAWNESDHHIYNKQRLFGKVKLTKQRRALLQELDILVIDEVSMLRADTLDAIDAILRWARRNAAPFGGVQMLFIGDLYQLPPVVKSNEYILYQYYKSPFFFDAHVLQEAPPVLLELKKIYRQKDENFISLLNDIRHNQCGQATLEQLNQYYRSDFVPRKEDAYITLTSHNRIADDINRQELEALEGKAFCFEATVKGDFSESSYPTEGSLFLKEGAQIMFIKNDKGDERRYYNGKIGIIEQISKDGSGIKVRFPGETDTFTLEQEEWRNLRYNYDRQADKIDEETLGTFKQYPIRLAWAVTIHKSQGLTFDKAVIDAGASFAAGQVYVALSRLTSLQGLVLRSTISLANILTDPHVVAFSNAALDEDSLDDVLLQEQEVYLLHNLSNAFLWNKLTLETNSLKGELMAKNIPDKTLAYKKINAIATACNNQFEVAEKFNNWLNKQSSSAQPLPMEAIHDRTQKAAAWFLEQLDQELIIPLEQHITSWSQKKKNKKYLKELQDLSISYQRKKEQIKQCTMITQAILEGRNIQDVISEIAQQRQVATQTIQASLPKKKSSKGETKRMSLELFKKGKRIDTIAQERSLTPGTILSHLTSFIGTELDASELLQTSKLEQIMQKLQDNPGKTITEIKQLFNHRVEFHEIRIAQAALRAAAEQKKTTAADS
- a CDS encoding HAMP domain-containing sensor histidine kinase, which encodes MTIRLKLAWNSTLIVAAVLGFTFLGTYLFFEQHVRQSFYKRLQSSALTAAFFHLEKDELNDQKYQIIEQRYQEIHDESIRFFDENNRMVFEDDTLDYRIDADILERIRRKQITYFDIGERQFSGIFYQDNEGNYVVLASAVDADGYSQLKRLRLYLLLFYALGVGLSFILTNLLAKQTFKPFARLIRNVNTISATNLHERLETSDTERDELTELRESFNLFLDRLESGVKSQQNFLKHASHELKTPLASIIGNLEVTLSKHRSNAEYVEKMRALHNDALHIKAILEGLLLLSGLEASKNISLMKLRIDELLWDLLEKIGIHHPEAIVRIDLEEMRNKPALLEVLANRELLLIAIGNLIDNALKFSNNQPVLIKLYEDEERLCLTIKDKGIGIEAADQQDIFNLFYRGAKSAAIPGHGIGLYLGKQVLDLHGITLDVSSTPDIGTTFYLFFPKFHL
- a CDS encoding response regulator transcription factor, which translates into the protein MTKILLVEDDDRLAGFIKKGLEEQLYSVTRISTGYETLAITQDTDFDLLILDIMLPDISGFEICTVLRQRKITTAILILSALDTTEEKVKGLQAGADDYLGKPFHFDELLARIHAQLRRKSFENGVLDLQKYADLEVDVAEQSAKRAGKTLILSPREYKLLLYLLKNREHVVSRTQIAEAVWDIHFNTHTNVVDVYINYLRNKLDKGFDYPLIHTVKGRGYLLKHKKEV
- a CDS encoding phosphoheptose isomerase: MTAIAKQEIFAEIEKNLSSQGFTIDKQDQTRPWGGFFVIDESQAQKFADTYFDGLNVQDLKISGKLSPKILVVAPQKRLSWQYHHRRAEIWQVIKGEVGVVISDTDVENEVKTKKPGDVIKLEKGERHRLVGLDGWGILAEIWQHTDIENPSDEEDIVRVQDDFGR
- a CDS encoding DNA topoisomerase IV subunit B encodes the protein MTNYNEDSIRSLDWKEHIRLRPGMYIGKLGDGSAYDDGIYVLLKEVVDNSIDEFVMGAGRTIDINVSELKVAVRDYGRGIPIGSVVDVVSKINTGGKYDSKAFQKSVGLNGVGTKAVNALSSAFTVQAYRAGRTRIAEFSKGELLHDEEKETTQRNGTAVSFIPDDTIFRNYKYRPEFVENMIWNYVFLNAGLTINFNGQKFISENGLRDLLERNIDVEAMRYPIIHLKGDDIEVAMTHGQQYGEEYYSFVNGQHTTQGGTHQAAFREAVVKTIREFYKKEFDAADIRASIIAAIAIKVQEPVFESQTKTKLGSQSVGPEGPTVRTFINDFVKKSLDDYLHRHQDAADALLKRILQSERERKDIAGIKKLANERAKKASLHNRKLRDCKIHYDDKNERNQETTLFITEGDSASGSITKSRDVQTQAVFSLKGKPLNAFGLTKKVVYENEEFNLLQHALNIEDGLDGLRYNNIVIATDADVDGMHIRLLLMTFFLQFFPDLVKAGHVSILQTPLFRVRNKKETIYCYNDEERQRAILKLGGKPEITRFKGLGEISPDEFGLFIGKDMRLDPVILSKDQKIQQLLAYYMGKNTPDRQKHIVNNLRIEQDVLAEEEALKEKSLKEAV